TAACCCGTATTCTTTCACAGCTTAACTACAGCTATGAATGTGCAAAAAACGGAAAGGTCGCATGCGAGATGGCAACTAAAAACGAATACCAAGTCATTTTTATGGATTTAAATATGCCAATAATGGATGGCTTTGAGGCTATTAAAAAAATACGCATTTTTGACGCTAATACGCCTATTATTGTGGTTACCGCTAATACATCAGAAAGTGATATTGCAATTACCACTCAATTAGGTGCAAATGGGCATGTTTTTAAACCTATCAGCACGCAAGCGTTAGCTGAAGTGTTAATAGGTAGCTTAAACCCTAAATAATAAATTGATTATATAGCGTTATTTTCAGCGTTAATTTAGTAAAAATTATTTGCAATAGGCAACCTAAAACGCTCAATTGGTCTTTTTCAAAGAGAGGTTCTATTTGAGAAAATTACATGTATTTTTTCTGTATGTGGGATACCACTTAATCACCTTGTGGGGCTAAACGTGTCGCCTTCTGCGCTATAAAACGCCTATTTAGAAAAATTGAACAACGAAAATTCAACTTGTTATCAACAGTGTTTTTTAAATCAAAATCGGTTTCTTAATTAGTATTTGTTGAACTTAGCGCATTGATTTACGTTTTTTAATAGAGCTTAAACTAATAATATTAGCAACCCTTAGGGCAATTAATATCGCCCTAGGTATAACAATGAGGTTAGAGTCGAGTAACACTGAAACCTTTATCTTTTAACTGCTTTATTAAACCATGCTGCTCTGGTAAGTGCAGCGCGCCTACTGCAATAAATAGCTTTTCGTTATTTAAGCGAGGAACAAGTTGCTCTACCCATTTGTTATTACGGTTTATTAGCATGACTTGCTCGCTTATTTCACCATAATTACTCTCGTCAAAACTCATGTTGTAGTACTCGGTAAGCGTATCCATATCGCCATTTTTCCACGCGTTTACTAGCTTAATAAAGTATGTATTAATATCGCTAAGCTGCTCGAAGGTTTCTTCAATCATTTCGTTACTTAATAGCGCCATACCATCAAACATTTGTAACTGCTGCTCTAGGGTTTCTAGTTCACCAATTTTTATGTTGTGCTCTTTAGCGTAAGCAAGTACTTGCTTGTCTATACCTGTTTGATCAGAAAAGCCTGCATTTTGAAACTCAATTTGCATCATAGTCACCATTACAGCCCAAGGTTTGAAGTTGCTAAACATAGCAATATCAATCGATTTTTTTGCAAAGTAATTTTTAAGCTTATTGTAGTTTTGTTTTGATAGTTCTGTTTGTAATGTTTTGCCATTTTTAAGCATCATTAACGGCATGGAGCGCTGTTGCATCTCAAATGGAGTCAGTTTACTAATATCCACTTCTACAATAACGTGTTCGCTCTCATCAATCGCTTTGGTAACGTTTGCTGGTAAGCCTTTCATGCTGGCGTCACCTACATGTACGGTGCCAAACAAATACGAGCTAGTGCCATTTTTTTCTACTTTATATAAAGCCGGTGCCGCAACGTTATTAAAACTAAGTACTGTAAATAGCACCATAATAAAAAAATGACTAATACGAGGTATCGCTTTCATGGTTTGTCCTTCAAATCCTGTTGTTGAGTTACACAAATACTAACCTAAATTTGCCTATACAGCAGTGCTAAATTTAGTATTTATCAATCGTCTTTTGTGAGGTTATTGGTACTAATATGTGCGCTCAGTGGAGTATTTGTTCTATTTACGTTTTTTGATTTAGTACAGTCGCAAACCATGATTATTAAAACTATTCGGAAGGTCTAAACACTATTTGTATAAAAAATTAATTTAATTTTTACTAAAACTCAAAAATTAATCAAACCATAAATGGGGAATATAAGAATAGTGAATTTCTATACTTTAAATTAAAACATAAAAATTCCGTTATGGTTGTATTTAGTGAATTTTAAAACCACTTAATTTGGTTTTTCGTGCTTTTTTTGAATTGAGTTTGGTGTTGACTTAAGCCACTCAGCGCGGTACTAATACATAACAGAGCGAAAGATGAACTTTCGCAACAGATTATTTAAATTTGGTGTTAATTACATGCTTACAACTGCACTTAAACTAGTCCTGATTATTATCGTGGTGATTATTCCCGCGAGGGCTTTGTAGTGCTATAAACTTGAGCATTAAAAAGCCCTCCGCACTTAACAGTTCGGAGGGCTTTTTAGTTTTAAGGGTAAAAATTAATTAGGTTGTCACTGAAGAATGAGGATTTATTAATGACAGGCGCAGAACTCACAATCGACTTATTAGCCAAAAACGGCGTTAAAGAGGTATTTGGCTACCCTGGTGGGGCCATTATGCCAATTTATGATGCGCTGTATGGTGCGCCAGTCAAGCATTACCTCACTCGACACGAACAAGGTGCTGGCTTTGCCGCTGTAGGTTATGCCCGCAGCACAGGTAAATTAGGTGTAT
This DNA window, taken from Pseudoalteromonas marina, encodes the following:
- a CDS encoding TraB/GumN family protein — translated: MKAIPRISHFFIMVLFTVLSFNNVAAPALYKVEKNGTSSYLFGTVHVGDASMKGLPANVTKAIDESEHVIVEVDISKLTPFEMQQRSMPLMMLKNGKTLQTELSKQNYNKLKNYFAKKSIDIAMFSNFKPWAVMVTMMQIEFQNAGFSDQTGIDKQVLAYAKEHNIKIGELETLEQQLQMFDGMALLSNEMIEETFEQLSDINTYFIKLVNAWKNGDMDTLTEYYNMSFDESNYGEISEQVMLINRNNKWVEQLVPRLNNEKLFIAVGALHLPEQHGLIKQLKDKGFSVTRL